From the Pelecanus crispus isolate bPelCri1 chromosome W, bPelCri1.pri, whole genome shotgun sequence genome, one window contains:
- the LOC142596503 gene encoding AP-4 complex accessory subunit RUSC2-like has protein sequence MDSSPKLTGETLIVHHIPLVHCQVPDRQCCSVSKKTNPFCQPELGITQTSALTDRGLSQTDSLVYSSFLQASETSAEASDNKGDKARDLIVHSVSKQHNPFLLNEGKDLSIFGDDLGQKSFHLHNSVVAGKSPFHLHELALPPFHLHDSNHIVKSWNMASRSGVVDGQEDKISSDNVQKRNNANQCHQASERMELDECSCHCGSSSRFSFDGGNQEWNQNTGESLRNQDALPRRTCSCSSSELQHCHCYSSSSQSEVTDQQMGYISDSSCNSSDGVLVNFSALYNKMNGHSQSNLNSANLSYDSSFCSHSDTGAFYLDLHSSPTESKMSCESHHPESSGKMCGCQHSSSPVLDANCNSYHLHREPCTSESSDLTACFQSQARLVVATQNYYKLVTCDLSSQSSPSPAGSSITSCSEDHTKGSPAQPTEYYLFRRPDLRQEESNVECSEEEAKGEATQNMIEGQVYVNVSPPNLNTSRQRSRSYDQNLDRSPSSRLGSLERMVSCPVKLSESPAIPIQSCPPKRVTSFAELAKGRKKNGTSPPLRSSGDSSLEFSPVPETQRDCPTFLEERACCSQSLPPMPFIHSLNRSCKGFCLNHTFGDSQALCSTKDSGSSETIPSGHGAGEQASLSLLMEADASFSGSSASGHRQRDVRARADGGGTDSKPVVRYSKDQRPTTLPIQPFVFQHLFSKPPKARALHSHFASSLSQLYSLSSNWPASQQISFSSQSSASATSAEQSAAAGSQAHSMLLTQCSVDGSASCNDGCMKKPAPETTRPSPLGSYSPVRCNVPSFQSMDSSSSPTAERAGESQPPRSRSCPISASLLPMRSSPAVSAMQPSQATKADALRQKENPKPVPKKEALLEPSPPLSEYRLHSGSFLPLLVDSMPVSRVGGHADPHWRSGNETSSSGPLSSMGIQPLNANHLSLQALKWWEYRRRNPLGLDHISGLPGLAGSLDRRQQEPRLNQGNPIVELPGTLNTSHFHCKLNGQSMRQLQLTYTDFFPDYFSLAEKPPAEFCLSPDGNTESISIDLLQKKGLVKAINIAVDLIVAHFGTSRDPGVKAKLGNSSVSPNVGHLILKYLCPAVRDILSDGLKAYVLDMIIGQRRNVPWSMVEASTQLGPSTKLLHSLYSKISQYTELTNHTMRFNAFIFGLLNIQSLEFWFNHLYNHEDIILAHYQPVGFLCLSHSVCQPLFEELLLLLQPLSLLPFNLDLLFEHHLMQMGKEQQQQKELLRVKQDLLLSTHSTLQLMRMRGSSEDPYGCSTAPEACKVGARDDDISPGHSTQQAASERVKGVGASCGDGSREEERRKVRESMWEGKKDKQAGWWYQLMQSSQIYIEGSAEGSKFIRYEKAAALNAVPRSVETCKAPPPREGVVEGAEAEGTLEERPKTASKPSPEAVEEPLEKPQQVPVGEEVKEWSWPFWMGSPPDSVLTELKRSKEKEIGTQQRVGVAAAAPQEESSISASKGSQPIKWGHFFGSRKVQKEPRQPNRLPSGWLSLDKSMFQLVAQTVGASMWQEAEPLRPEPPEVPPEAWPASGLSAHPPCEVKALCHHIATEAGQLSFNKGDILQVISKMDGDWLQCSLGSEKGLVPIVYVTHPEDKDY, from the exons ATGGATAGTTCACCCAAACTGACTGGCGAGACACTGATTGTCCATCACATTCCCCTGGTGCATTGCCAGGTCCCTGATAGACAGTGCTGCTCCGTGAGCAAAAAGACCAACCCCTTCTGCCAGCCAGAGCTAGGCATTACACAGACCTCTGCCCTTACGGACAGAGGCCTTTCACAAACTGACTCCTTGGTGTACAGCAGCTTTCTCCAGGCCTCCGAAACCTCAGCAGAGGCCTCAGACAACAAAGGCGACAAAGCGAGGGACTTGATTGTCCATAGTGTCAGTAAGCAACACAACCCTTTCCTGCTGAATGAGGGTAAAGACCTCAGCATCTTTGGGGATGACTTGGGTCAAAAATCTTTCCACCTTCACAACTCCGTTGTGGCTGGAAAATCTCCCTTTCATCTGCACGAGCTGGCCTTGCCCCCTTTCCACCTCCATGACTCCAACCACATTGTGAAATCCTGGAACATGGCCAGCCGGTCCGGTGTGGTAGACGGGCAAGAGGACAAAATCAGCAGTGACAATGTCCAGAAGAGGAACAATGCGAACCAGTGCCACCAGGCCTCAGAACGCATGGAGCTGGATGAATGCAGCTGCCATTGTGGCAGCTCCTCCAGATTCTCTTTCGATGGTGGCAACCAGGAGTGGAACCAGAACACAGGTGAATCGCTGAGGAATCAGGATGCCCTGCCGAGACGGACATGCAGCTGTTCCAGCTCAGAGCTCCAGCACTGTCACTGCTACAGTTCATCAAGTCAGTCTGAAGTGACTGACCAACAGATGGGCTACATAAGTGACTCTTCCTGCAACAGCTCTGATGGGGTGCTGGTGAACTTCAGTGCTCTCTACAACAAAATGAATGGCCATTCTCAATCTAACCTGAATTCAGCCAACCTGTCCTATGactcttccttctgcagccacTCAGACACAGGAGCTTTTTACCTGGATTTGCATTCATCACCCACAGAATCCAAGATGTCTTGTGAGTCACATCACCCAGAGAGTTCAGGGAAGATGTGTGGGTGTCAGCACTCCTCCTCACCTGTCCTTGATGCTAACTGTAACTCCTACCACCTCCACCGTGAGCCTTGCACTTCAGAGAGCTCAGATCTCACTGCCTGCTTCCAGAGCCAAGCGCGGCTTGTTGTGGCTACTCAGAATTATTATAAGTTAGTCACGTGTGACTTGTCTTCCCAGTCATCCCCCAGCCCGGCAGGATCTTCCATAACTAGCTGCTCAGAAGACCATACCAAAGgtagcccagcccagcccactGAATACTATCTGTTTAGAAGGCCTGACCTGAGACAAGAAGAAAGCAATGTGGAGTGCAGTGAAGAGGAGGCAAAGGGAGAAGCCACCCAGAACATGATTGAGGGTCAGGTCTATGTGAATGTGTCACCACCTAACCTCAACACAAGCCGGCAGCGCTCCAGGAGCTATGATCAGAACCTGGACAGGAGTCCTAGCAGCAGGCTGGGCTCTTTGGAGCGTATGGTGAGCTGTCCGGTCAAGCTGAGTGAAAGTCCAGCAATACCTATCCAGAGTTGCCCCCCAAAGCGAGTGACATCTTTTGCTGAACTGGCtaaaggcaggaaaaagaacGGCACCTCCCCACCACTCCGGTCCAGTGGCGATTCCTCCTTGGAGttctcccctgtccctgagaCACAGCGAGATTGCCCAACTTTCCTTGAAGAAAGAGCTTGCTGCAGCCAGAGTCTTCCACCCATGCCCTTTATCCACAGCCTGAACCGGAGCTGCAAGGGCTTCTGTTTGAATCACACTTTTGGGGACAGCCAGGCTTTGTGTTCCACCAAAGACTCAGGCTCCAGTGAGACCATCCCCAGTGGGCATGGGGCAGGTGAGCAagcctctctctccctgctgatGGAGGCAGATGCCAGCTTCTCAGGTAGCTCTGCCAGTGGCCACAGACAAAGAGATGTTAGAGCCCGAGCAGACG GTGGTGGCACAGACAGCAAACCTGTGGTACGCTACAGCAAGGACCAGCGTCCCACGACTCTGCCCATCCAGCCCTTTGTTTTCCAGCACCTTTTCAGCAAGCCACCCAAGGCCCGTGCTCTGCACAGCCATTTTGCCTCCAGCCTTTCCCAACTCTACAGCTTGTCCAGCAACTGGCCTGCCAGCCAGCAGATCTCCTTCAGTTCCCAGTCCTCAGCCTCAGCCACCTCGGCAGAGCAGTCAGCAGCAGCGGGGAGCCAAGCCCACAGCATGCTCCTGACCCAATGCTCAGTGGATGGATCTGCCTCCTGCAATGATGGCTGCATGAAGAAGCCTGCCCCCGAGACAACCCGTCCGTCCCCCCTGGGGAGTTACTCTCCTGTGCGATGCAACGTGCCTTCCTTTCAAAGCATGgactcctcttcctcacccacTGCAGAGAGGGCTGGAGAGAGTCAGCCTCCCAGGAGCAGATCCTGCCCCATCTCTGCCAGCCTGCTTCCCATGAGGTCTTCCCCTGCTGTCAGTGCCATGCAGCCCTCCCAAGCCACCAAAGCTGATGCCCTGAGGCAAAAGGAGAACCCCAAGCCTGTTCCCAAGAAGGAGGCATTGCTGGAGCCAAGCCCACCGCTCTCTGAGTACCGACTCCACAGTGGGTCCTTCCTGCCCCTCTTGGTGGACAGTATGCCCGTGAGCAGAGTGGGAGGCCATGCAGATCCCCACTGGAGGAGTGGCAATGAGACCAGCAGCTCTGGTCCCCTGAGCAGCATGGGAATACAGCCCCTCAATG CAAACCACCTCTCCCTGCAAGCACTGAAGTGGTGGGAGTACAGGCGGAGGAACCCCCTGGGTCTGGACCACATTTCGGGGCTGCCCGGCTTAGCAGGCAGCCTAGACAGGAGGCAGCAAGAGCCCCGGCTGAACCAGGGGAACCCCATCGTTGAGCTCCCTGGCACTCTCAACACCAGCCATTTCCACTGCAAGCTGAATG GGCAGTCTATGAGGCAACTCCAGCTTACCTACACTGACTTCTTCCCTGACTACTTCTCACTAGCAGAGAAACCCCCCGCTGAGTTCTGCCTCTCCCCAGATGGCAACACAGAGTCCATCTCCATTGACCTGCTGCAGAAGAAGG GTCTGGTGAAGGCAATCAACATTGCTGTTGACCTGATTGTGGCTCACTTTGGAACCAGCAGGGATCCAGGTGTGAAG GCCAAACTTGGGAATAGCTCCGTGAGCCCCAACGTGGGGCATCTCATCCTGAAATACCTGTGCCCTGCTGTCCGGGACATCCTGAGTGATGGGCTCAAGGCTTATGTCCTGGACATGATCATTGGCCAGAGGAGGAATGTCCCCTGGAGCATGGTGGAGGCATCCACCCAGCTAG GCCCCTCTACCAAGTTGCTGCACAGCCTCTATAGCAAGATCAGCCAGTACACAGAGCTCACCAACCACACCATGAGGTTCAATGCATTCATCTTTGGCCTCCTCAA TATCCAGTCCTTGGAGTTCTGGTTCAACCACCTCTACAACCATGAAG ATATCATCCTGGCACACTACCAGCCAGTAGGCTTTTTGTGCCTTTCTCATAGTGTGTGCCAACCTCTTTTCGaggagctcctgctcctgctccagcctctcTCCTTGCTACCCTTCAACCTAGACCTCCTTTTTGAGCACCACCTGATGCAGATgggcaaagagcagcagcagcaaaaggagctGCTGCGTGtgaagcaggacctgctgcTTTCCACACACTCCACCTTGCAGCTGATGCGGATGCGGGGCAGCAGTGAGGATCCTTACGGCTGCAGCACTGCCCCTGAAGCATGCAAAGTGGGTGCCAGAGATGATGACATCTCACCAGgccacagcacccagcaagCTGCGAGTGAGAGGGTCAAGGGGGTGGGGGCCTCCTGCGgagatggcagcagggaggaagagcGAAGGAAGGTGCGCGAAAGTatgtgggaggggaagaaggacaAGCAGGCGGGCTGGTGGTACCAGCTCATGCAGAGCTCTCAGATTTACATTGAGGGCTCGGCCGAAGGCTCGAAGTTCATCCGCTATGAGAAGGCGGCAGCTTTGAATGCTGTGCCCAGGTCAGTGGAGACCTGCAAGGCACCACCCCCCCGTGAAGGGGTGGTGGAGGGTGCAGAGGCTGAGGGTACCTTGGAGGAGAGGCCCAAGACTGCCAGCAAGCCAAGTCCTGAAGCTGTGGAAGAGCCCTTGGAAAAGCCCCAGCAGGTACCGGTTGGCGAAGAGGTGAAGGAATGGAGCTGGCCCTTCTGGATGGGCAGCCCCCCAGACTCAGTGCTTACAGAGCTGAAGCGCAGCAAGGAAAAGGAGATTGGGACTCAGCAAAGAGTGggagtagcagcagcagccccccaagAGGAGAGCAGCATCAGTGCATCAAAGGGCAGCCAGCCCATCAAGTGGGGACACTTTTTTGGGTCCAGGAAGGTGCAAAAAGAACCCAGGCAGCCTAACAG GTTGCCCTCCGGCTGGCTGAGCTTGGACAAGTCCATGTTCCAGCTGGTGGCCCAGACGGTCGGGGCAAGCATGTGGCAAGAAGCAGAGCCCCTCCGGCCAGAGCCACCTGAAGTGCCTCCTGAGGCGTGGCCAGCCTCAGGGCTGTCTGCCCACCCTCCCTG tgagGTGAAAGCTCTTTGCCATCACATTGCCACCGAGGCAGGACAGCTGAGCTTCAACAAGGGGGACATCCTGCAGGTCATCTCCAAGATGGACGGTGACTGGCTGCAGTGCAGCCTTGGCTCTGAGAAGGGACTGGTGCCCATCGTGTATGTCACCCACCCGGAAGACAAGGACTATTGA